A DNA window from uncultured Methanoregula sp. contains the following coding sequences:
- a CDS encoding DUF1894 domain-containing protein yields the protein MGCVESMNYEIVLRDATFKESRDYIKSNFKESIDVQPGFKVFDVHVIGLPPIAIGLDGDFVIFPYTKPCHGTFLLRVEDTEEAARLRKQKK from the coding sequence ATGGGCTGCGTAGAATCGATGAATTACGAGATTGTCCTGCGGGATGCGACGTTCAAGGAGTCCCGCGATTATATCAAGTCGAATTTCAAGGAGAGCATCGATGTCCAGCCCGGCTTCAAGGTCTTCGATGTCCACGTGATCGGCCTCCCTCCCATAGCCATAGGCCTTGACGGGGATTTTGTCATCTTCCCGTATACCAAGCCCTGTCATGGCACGTTCCTTCTTCGCGTGGAAGACACGGAAGAAGCAGCCCGGCTCCGGAAGCAGAAGAAGTGA
- a CDS encoding response regulator has product MDDEQIILDVTHEVLKFLGYDVMFAQDGDKAYDLYVREKNAGSPFDIVILDLSVPEGIGGKEAIAKLQKFDPSIKAIVSSGYSNDPVVQDFTKYGFSGKLSKPYKINDMKVILEQMMTRQT; this is encoded by the coding sequence ATGGATGATGAGCAGATAATCCTTGATGTCACACATGAGGTGCTCAAGTTCCTGGGGTACGACGTGATGTTTGCGCAGGACGGGGACAAGGCCTATGACCTGTATGTCCGGGAAAAGAATGCCGGCTCCCCTTTCGATATCGTCATTCTCGATCTCTCGGTACCTGAGGGAATTGGCGGAAAAGAGGCGATTGCGAAACTCCAGAAATTTGATCCCTCAATAAAAGCCATAGTCTCTAGCGGCTATTCAAACGATCCCGTTGTGCAGGATTTTACCAAGTACGGGTTTTCAGGAAAGCTGTCAAAACCCTATAAGATCAATGATATGAAAGTCATTCTCGAGCAGATGATGACCCGGCAGACCTGA
- a CDS encoding DUF1890 domain-containing protein has translation MAEYTNYHAAGWMIVADEPTAETRTALLVLGCPQVPVQTSIAIYLINRLKKAGITPVVAGNKAANTLLVVSDPDRHYLGEVMDLDRAVALISDKKRDFDLCFVFIHNDAGVTYAATMGAISKARLYGLVYGEHYDEQAKKIDFPCTVIAAKAVHNPLPLKKAIDEVAPWAA, from the coding sequence ATGGATGATTGTGGCAGACGAACCGACAGCAGAAACCAGAACTGCACTCCTTGTACTCGGGTGCCCGCAGGTGCCGGTGCAGACGAGCATTGCGATTTACCTCATCAACCGGCTGAAGAAGGCCGGGATAACCCCGGTCGTTGCCGGCAACAAGGCGGCAAACACCCTGCTCGTGGTCTCGGATCCTGATCGCCACTACCTTGGCGAAGTGATGGACCTTGACCGGGCGGTTGCCCTGATCTCCGACAAGAAGCGGGACTTCGATCTCTGCTTTGTCTTCATTCACAACGATGCCGGGGTCACGTATGCTGCGACCATGGGTGCGATCTCGAAGGCAAGGCTGTACGGGCTTGTTTACGGGGAACACTACGATGAGCAGGCAAAGAAGATCGATTTTCCCTGCACGGTCATTGCGGCAAAAGCCGTCCACAATCCCCTTCCCCTGAAAAAAGCAATTGACGAGGTGGCACCATGGGCTGCGTAG